ACAAATTATGCCCGATCTAAGCTGTTTGTTTAATTATCGAATTTCCTTTAACTTGCTACAGGGTTTTCACTGTCATTCGCTTTACTCAGTGCAGGCTCCGCGAAGCAATCTATTCTTTTTGAGATTGCTTCGTCGCCTTGCTCCTCGCAGCAACTGCAGAGAGATTCGAATATTCAAATATTATATTAGACTTAATGCAAAATTGAAAATAGGTGATCGATTATGACCGGAAGCCACTTCAGTCATTTGCGTTGAAATAATGAAGCTCTCTCATTTTATGGTTGAGTTCCTGTTATTGTGTCCTACAGATCCTTGGCTTCCTACCACCCTTCGGTCCACGGTTCGCCTTTGAAGGGGCCAACAATTTGTGATGTTATCCATCCTCCATAGTAATTACCGGGTTGTGGCAATACTTTCTCGTTTCCAACATAGCAGGCGCCCATCTTGCCTGCATTGAAGGCTATGTGATCGGTTATTGATTGAAAACCCTCCCAGGGGTCTGGATAACTCCAGGCGGCGTTTTCAGAATATTTTTTCCCTACGCGAACAGACCAATATCTCGCTTTTCCCTTCCATTCACAGAGCGTTGATTTGCTGCCAGGCTCCAGATATTTCATTTGTATATCGCCTTGAGGTATGTAATAAACGGGGGGACTTGCGGTCTCTAATACCCGATAAGTCTTATTGCTATCTGCTATTACTACATCTCCAAACTCCACACGAATTCTACTTTTTACAGGTTCTACGCGGGGAGGTCTAGGATAGTCCCAGACCGATTCCTGCCCAGCTCCAGGAATTATAATATTTTTTGGTGTCACTCTTCTTAAATTTCGCCATTTGTTTACTTCTCTCAATAAGTCTCTAGGTATTTTAGACATTATGTATGAAATATCTTAACATCATTAAATGGGATTTCATTGCTCTACTGACAGATGCCGCTGGAGATTTTAAAGTCTCAGCTACATTCGACACCCCCTTCTTAATCTTCCCCCGTCAAGGGGGAAGAAATTTACTGTAGCGGAGGACTCTAGTCCTCCATTTCATTTCCGTCGTAGGAAAGGATTCAGAATTGCTTGAGGTTTTGGATATCTAATTGTTATTGTTATATTTAATCTCAAAAATGTGGAGGAGTATCCATTGTCCAAGATTGGTCTTGTAATTCCTTACTGGAATGATATCACAAAAGACGAAATCATTGATTTTGCACAGCTTGCAGAAGGACTGGGATATGATTCTATCTGGGTTCCCGAGATGTGGGGTAGGGACGCTTTCTCAATCCTCTCAGTAATCGCCCTCAATACAAATAGGATTAAGCTCGGAACGGGGATTGTTTCTGTATTCAGCAGAACCCCCGCTATTATTGCTCAGACTGTTGCGACATTAGATGAAATCTCAGAGGGAAGAATGATACTCGGTCTGGGTACGAGTGGTCCTGTAGTTATAGAAAACTGGCATGGCGTTAAATTTGAGAAACCACTCAAAAGGACTCGAGAATATGTTGAAATCATAAAAATGATAATCAGCGGACAAAGTGTGAATTATAATGGTGAGATTTTTGAACTAAAAAACTTTAGTCTCCAATTTAACCCATTTAGAGAAGTTATACCGATTTATATTGCATCCATTGGGCCCAAGAACATAACCCTAACAGGTGAGATCGCAGACGGATGGATTCCGTTTTTGATTCCAATTGAACATTACAAACATGCGGAGGAGTACCTTCGCGCCGGAGCTGAAAAGGGAGGAAGAGATTTTCATAACATCAAAGTTTGTCCCTACATCCCGGCTTTAGTGTCTGATGACGAGGGCATGTCACGAAGATTAATCAAGGAATATATCGCCTATTACATTGGAGCAATGGGGACATTTTATTCTGGATTGATTAGCAGGTATGGATTCCAAGACGAAGCTAATTCCATTGTCGAAGCCTGGAACAAGGGAAGTAAAACAGAAGCGATCAGAAGCGTCAGCGATTCCTTGCTGAATTCAGTTGCGATTACTGGTTCGACAGCAGAAGGCAGAAATAAGATCGAGGAATTCAACAAAGCGGGCGTAGACATTCCGATTATCATATTCCCTCCAAAAGCCTCTCGAGTTTTGATATGGGAAACTATCAACAAACTCGCGCCATGATATTCCCACTGAATTCAATTTCTTTTTTCCTTGTTACCAAAATTTAGTTCTTTCTCATTATCTCAAGCTTAGCACGACATTCCCCCGAGATTTTATCACCTTCCGGATTTAAAATTTAGAATTAATAAATCCCGATCGTCCAAAAAAGACATGACGCTTAAAAGTTAATCATTAATACGTTGACACCTTACGCCGTATTGTGCTAGATTGTATCAAGATATTTTGAACGGATCATCTATGAGAATTCTCATTGGGCTTTTACTCTGCTCAATCGTTTTATTTGCTATTAGCGTTGCTGAATCCGAAAGCAGTGGTTGCCCTGAAGGCACGGTGAAAATCCCTAGGTCTGATATCTGTATTGAAAAATTACATCCCTCGAGGTTGTCGAATTTTAAAGGCATGGCAATGGATTGCCTATCCCGAAATTTGGATGTTTGCCTAGCAGAGCAAATAGTGAAAGCATGTGAAGAGGGTACAATAAAACTTCCCCCGAATAGGGATTTCGTGACATTTCTAACATCGAGTGGAATGTTTGTAAATATTACTCAGGATTGTGATGTATCTAAAACAGGGCCTATCGGCTCTAAAGAACATGAGATGTTTTTGTGTTGTGGTAAGATTGAAGAGTAGTTTATTAGTAAATATTCAGCCACTAACTGCCCAAGACACAAAGGAGGAATATGGATTTTAAAAACTTAATCCATTTAAAAAAAGTACTCTCTAATCTTGGTGTCTTAGTGTCTTTGTGGCTAAATAGTTTCGTTAGCGTTTTTTCGTTACTGATTCTGTTTTTTCTTCTCGTTTCTATAACCTATTCCAAGGATTATGTGATTCGTCTAAAAAGCCTCGATGTATCAAAGGTTTCCGAAGAGAAATTTCAGATTAAAGGAGAATTAGTAAACAACACTGATAAGGAGTTAAAACGAATTTCTATTAAATTCAAGATTTATGACCCGGAAGGTAAAATCATAGAGGAAGATCAGATTCTGCCCCTTGTTAATCCCATTCCCCCTCTTGGCAGTTCCCCCTTCTTAGTACCAATAAGGTACTCAAGATATATGGAAATGGAAAAGGCCACCATGCATGTTATAACACTGGTCGGTGAGGAACTAAGCATTGATCCAGGGGGATATTCTTTAGAGTTTAAGGTTCCTAAGTAGTGCGTATAACGATACACGATCCAGGATACAGAATTAATCATGCATCATGCATCGTGTATCTTGCATCATGAATCAAAGCTTTTTTATTGACTTGACAGCACCGTTTTCTAATTCAATCTCGACCTTGTTGCATAGTGAAATTCCCTCTAGCATTTTAGGGTCAATTTTTATTACGTGTTTTTTTCTTTGAGCATCATTCACCGTAATTGTGCCCCCTTCCTTATCGATCTCCATTATTATCCCAATCAACTTTTCCTCGGAGGACGAATTACTCGATACGATAGTCTCTCCATTAACATCAGAGGATGAACCTATTTGTTGCGTTAAAACATCTTCCACGCCTTCCACATCAATTGACCTAGATTCACTCGCCAGATCTATGATTCGAAGCCT
This DNA window, taken from Thermodesulfobacteriota bacterium, encodes the following:
- a CDS encoding DUF427 domain-containing protein — protein: MSKIPRDLLREVNKWRNLRRVTPKNIIIPGAGQESVWDYPRPPRVEPVKSRIRVEFGDVVIADSNKTYRVLETASPPVYYIPQGDIQMKYLEPGSKSTLCEWKGKARYWSVRVGKKYSENAAWSYPDPWEGFQSITDHIAFNAGKMGACYVGNEKVLPQPGNYYGGWITSQIVGPFKGEPWTEGW
- a CDS encoding LLM class flavin-dependent oxidoreductase gives rise to the protein MSKIGLVIPYWNDITKDEIIDFAQLAEGLGYDSIWVPEMWGRDAFSILSVIALNTNRIKLGTGIVSVFSRTPAIIAQTVATLDEISEGRMILGLGTSGPVVIENWHGVKFEKPLKRTREYVEIIKMIISGQSVNYNGEIFELKNFSLQFNPFREVIPIYIASIGPKNITLTGEIADGWIPFLIPIEHYKHAEEYLRAGAEKGGRDFHNIKVCPYIPALVSDDEGMSRRLIKEYIAYYIGAMGTFYSGLISRYGFQDEANSIVEAWNKGSKTEAIRSVSDSLLNSVAITGSTAEGRNKIEEFNKAGVDIPIIIFPPKASRVLIWETINKLAP
- a CDS encoding FxLYD domain-containing protein, with protein sequence MDFKNLIHLKKVLSNLGVLVSLWLNSFVSVFSLLILFFLLVSITYSKDYVIRLKSLDVSKVSEEKFQIKGELVNNTDKELKRISIKFKIYDPEGKIIEEDQILPLVNPIPPLGSSPFLVPIRYSRYMEMEKATMHVITLVGEELSIDPGGYSLEFKVPK